CGCTCTCCGGGCCGGGCGCCCAGCCTTCCAGGTAGGCGTCGGTCTCGGTGGCCCCTTCCCGCATCGCGACCGCGTCGATCAGATCCTGGAAGCGCTGCGAGAGCGGCACCCGCACCGTCGGGCCCCCGTCCTCGGCCTCCACGAGCGACGGCAAGTCACGCCACTGGATGATCCGGTATCGCGCCATCGGGCCGCTATTGTAGCGGAAGCGGGCCGGTTCCCTTGACAAGCCGAACACCCCCCCGTAGCCTCCGTGACAAGGAGACGCACATGATCGATGTGACGACGGCGGACCGCGAGCTGCAGACGTACCTGCGGCCGCAGACGTTCCCGGTGGCGATCCGAATGCTGAAGCCGGGCGAGGAGATCCCGGAGCGGGCCCGCCGTCCCGCCCGCGATTTCAAGAAGCTCAGCATGAGCTGCCAGGTCATCGACATGGCCCGACGCTACGGCTGGACCATCGCGCTGACCCGCGAGGACCACATCTGCTCGCTCGGCATCACCGCCATCGGCTTCGACAAGCCCCTGCCCATCTACAACGTGGGCACGCTCTGCGAGGGCATGTACACCGAGACCAAGCAGGCCGGCCAGCGATCGGAGGCCGCGATCGACAAGTTCGCGCCCGGCGAGTACCACTGCCTGCTGGTAGCCCCGCTCGAGCGCGCGACCTTCGAGCCGCACGTGGTCTGCGTCTACGCCAATCCGGCCCAGGTGATGCGGCTCACCCAGGCCGCGCTGTGGAAGCGGGGCGGGCGGCTGACCTCCTCCTTCGAAGGGCGCGCGGTGTGCGCGGACATCGTGGTCACCACCATGAAGACGGGCGAGCCGCAGGTGATCCTGCCCTGCTCGGGCGATCGCATCTTCGGCCAGACCCAGGACCACGAGATGGCGTTCTCCATTCCGTGGGCGCGGATGGAGGAGATCGTCGAGGGCCTGCGCGGCACCCATCAGGGCGGCATCCGCTACCCGATCACCCAGTTCATGGATTACGAGGCCAAGCTGCCACCGCGCTACATGGAGGTGAACCGGCTCTGGGACGCCGAGAAGGGCAAGACGAGCCTGATCAATCGCGACCGGGTCGTGGCCGCCTACAAGCGCTCGTTCTCGGATCGGGTGCCCGTCTACCCGATCGTGGCGTCGTTCGCGGGCACGCTCGACGGGCTCAGCATCGAGGAGTACTGCACCAACCCGACGCGGGCCATCACCGCGATGATGAACTACTACGAGCGCTACCAGCCCGACGTGGTGCTCGCCTACAACGATCTGGCCAAGGAGGCGGAGGCCTTCGGCTGCGGGGTGAAGTACTCGGACTACGTGGTGCCCTCGATCGAGACCCACCTGCTCGAGGACAAGGCGAGCCTGGCCAAGCTTCAGATGCCGGATCCGTACAAGACCGCGCGCCTGCCCGGATTCCTCGAGCAGTGCGAGGCCCTGGTGAAGGCGGCGCCGCCCACCGCCACCGGCGCGGTCGCGGTCGGTCCGTGGACGATCGCCATGCTGCTCCGCAATCCCGAGATGATGCTGCTCGATACCTTCGAGGATCCGCAGTTCATCCACGACCTCATGCGGATCTCGACCGACTTTTGCAAGATCTGGGGCGACGCGATCGTGAAGACCCGCATCGGGCTGTCGTTCTCGGAGCCGACCGCCTCGATCAGCCTGATCTCGCCGGACAACTACCGCGAGTTCATCGCCCCGTACCACAAGGAGCTGGTGGACTACTTCAAGGCCAAGAAGGTGGGGGTCACCACCCACATCTGCGGGGTGACCTACCCGATCTTCGAGGACCTGATCGGGTGCGGCTTCACCACCGTCTCCTTCGATCTGGACCAGCAGAGCGACCCGGCCCTGCACGTGGACCAGCTCGAGCGCTTCATGCAGGTGGCCAAGGGGCGCGCGGTCGCGATCGGCAACGTGGACGCCACCATGTTCGAGAAGGCGACCCACGCGCAGATCGAGGCGGAGGTCCGCCGCTGCATCGACACCGCGGCGCGGCACTCCGGCTTCATCCTCTCGACGTCGTGCGAGATCCCCCCGCGGTCGAATCCCGAGATCGTGAAGTGGTTCATGGACGCGGCCCACGACTACGGCCGCTACGAGCGGATCTTCTAGCGACCGCCTCGAGACAAAGCGAAGGGGCGCGGTGATCGCACCGCGCCCTCGGGCTCAAACGCTCGGAGTGCCTACCAGCGGAACGGCTTCTTGGAGGGCGGCACCCCGTAGGCGCCGCGGTCTCCGCCTCCACCGCGCGGGCCGCCCGGTCCGCGTCCGCCGCCGCGCGGACCGCCGGGGCCACGTCCACCACCCGAGCCCGGAGTGCGGGGATTCGAGACGTTCACGGTGATCTTGCGTCCGTCCAGATCCTTGCCGTTCAGCTCGGAGATGGCTCGCTGCGCCTCCTCGGCGGTGGCCATCTCGACGAATCCAAAACCGCGGGACTGACCCGAGAACTTGTCAGTGATCACGGAGGCCGACTCGACGGTGCCGCACTGGGCGAAGTACTCCCGCAGCGTCTCGCTCGTCGTGGAATAGGACAGACCGCCCACGTAGAGTTTCGCAGCCATGTGATTCTCCTTCGGTCACTCTTCCGCTCCGTACGCGCCCCAATACTCGGAAGAGCCAATATCGGAGGCGAGGGCGCCGCCGGCGGCGACGCATCGGGCCATAGTCTACATCAAGACCCGGACGTGCGCCACGCGGCGGGAACCGCGCTCGCGAGACGGCGCGGCGGTGACTATCCGCAGACCGCTTCGACCTGGGCGCGAGTGTCCCGGCTCATTGGCGCGGCCTTGCTCGGCAGCTCCGTCTTCGCCAGCAGGTCTCGCAGCGCGAAGGGCCGGCTCACCACGTGGAACCCCTGCAGCTTCAGGTCGACCAGATCCTCCACTCGCGCGCCCGCGTCCACCGTCAGCACCACCGGCACGCCCGGCGCGACCTGCTCGAACAGCCGCGCCCGATCGGGGCCGGCCATGCGCAGCATCCCGGCCTCGGCCAGCACCATCGACACCGGGGCGTCGACGAGGTAGCGCACGCCCTCGCACAGCGTCTCCGCCATGCGCACCGCGACCCCGTGCTCCAGACACTCCATGGCCAGGGCCTGCGCCCGGCTCCGGTTTCCGTCAATCGTCAGTACGCGAATCATGTCTCCCCCTTTGATGTGAGCGTCTCGAACCGTGGCCATGGGTACAAGGCGTGTGCCACGCCGCTCCCGTTGCGGGAACCTGCGAAATAACACGAGATTCTGGCCGGAGCCGACGACGCGGGCCGCGCGGAGCCGGGCGTTCTGCCCGGACCGGTCGACAATTTATGGCGGCCTCGCGCGCAAGTGCGGGTGCGGCGGCGAGACGGCACCCGCCATGGAGCGACGGCACGCGCCACGTGGCTATACTGCTCGCCGATGGCCAACCTGGTGATGAGGACGGCTCGCGCCCTGCGGCTCCGGTGCCCGAATTGTGGCGCCGGCCCGGTGACGGTGCGCTGGTTCGCCGTGCGCCCCGCATGCCCGCGCTGCCGGCTGCGCCTCGATCGCGGCGAGCCCGACTACTTCCTGGGCGCGATCGTGTTCAACATGGCCTTCGCGGAGTCGGTGTTCGCGGTCGGCCTGACCCTGTTCCTGATCTGGACCTGGCCGCATCCGCCCTGGGACACCCTCTACTACGTCGGCATCGCGGGCATGATCGCGGCGCCGATCTTCTTCTACCCGTTCTCCAAGCTATGCTGGCTGGCCTTCGACCTGACGTTTCGCCCGCCGCGCCCGGAAGATCTCGCGCCGCCCACCCGCCGCGCCTAGCGATAGTGCTCGGGCGTGATCCCGTACGCCTGGATCTTGCGGTAGAGCGTCTTCGGGTCGATCCGCAGCACGGTGGCCGCCTTCGCGCGGTGACCGCTGACGCTGCGCAGGGTGGAGATGATGTGCTGGCGCTCCATGTCCTCGAGGCTGCCGCCCGGCGAGGCGGCGGACGGCCGGCCGCCCCGCACCTCCTCGGGCAGGTCGGTGGGCTGGATGAGGTCGCCCTGCGAGAGGATCACCGCCCGCTGCACCGCGTGCTGCAGCTCGCGGACGTTGCCGGGCCAGCGGTAGCGCTCGAGGCAATCCATCGCGGAGTCGGAGAGACGCTTCCGCCCGTAGGTGGCGTTCTGCTCGAGGAAGTGCTCGGCGAGTCGGCGGATGTCCTCGGGCCGCTCGCGCAGGGGCGGCAGGGTGATCGTGATGGTGTTGATGCGGTAGAAGAGGTCCTGCCGGAACTCCCCGGTCTTGATCGCCTCCGCGAGGTCGCGGTTGGTGGCGGCGACCAGCCGCATGTCCACCGTGCGCCGCCGCGTGCCGCCGACCCGGAAGAAGGCGTACGACTCGAGCACCCGGAGCAACTTCACCTGGCTCTCCGGCTCCATCTCCCCGATCTCGTCGAGGAACAGGGTGCCGCCGTCGGCCAGCTCGATCAGGCCCGCCTTGGTGGCCACCGCGCCGGTGAAGGCGCCCTTCTCGTGGCCGAACAGCTCGCTCTCCAGCACCTCGCGCGCGAGCGCCCCGCAGTGGATCGGCACGAAGGCCTGCTGAGCCCGCGCCGAGCGGTCGTGGATGGCGCGCGCCACCAGCTCCTTGCCGGTGCCGCTCTCGCCCAGCACCAGCACCGACGAGTCGGTAGGAGCCACGCGGTCGATGAGGTGCAGCACCTCGTCCATCCGGGGGCTGCCGGTGATGAGGCTCTGGTAGCCGGGCTCCTCGAGCTGGCCGCGCATCACCACGTTCTGCCGCACGAGCCGGCCCTTCTCGGCCGCCTTGCGGATCAGGATGTCCAGCTCCTCGATGCGGGCGGGCTTGGTGAGGTAGTCGTAGGCCCCCAGCTTCATCGCCTCGACCGCGGTGGTCACGTCCTGGAAGCCGGTCATGACGATGACCTGGGGCGGCTCCGGGAAGCCCTGCAGCTCCCGCAGCACGTCGATCCCTTCCACGTTCGGCATCTTCATGTCGAGCAGCAGGACCTCGGGCGCTTCCTCGCGCAGCCGATCCAGCGCGGCCCGTCCGTCCGCGACGCCGACCGCGGCGTGCCCCTTCCGTCCCAGCTCGCGCACCAGCAGCTCGCGCAGGTTCTTCTCGTCGTCGGCCACCAGCACCCGGATCGGAGCGGTCATGGCCGGGCCGGGTGGGCGTCGGGGTGGACGGGCAGGATGACCCGGAAGGTGGTGCCGGCCCCGACGCGGGTGTCCACCTCGAAGCGGCCGTCGTGATCGGCCACGATGCCTTGCGCGATGGCGAGGCCGAGACCGGTGCCTTGCCCGGGGGGCTTGGTGGTGAAGAAGGGATCGAACACCCGCGGCAGGATGTGATCGGGAATGCCGGGGCCTTCGTCCGCGAAGGCGACCTCGACCTCGCGCGCGTTCCGCCGGCGGGTCGCGATCGTCAAGGTCCCGCGCCCGTCCATCGCGTCGAGCGCGTTGCTGACCAGGCCGAGGAACACCTGACGCAGCTGGCCGTCGTTGGCGACCACGTCGGGCATCTCCGGATCCAGCCGACGGAGAAACCGGCTGTGCGCGTAGCGCGGCTGGTGCCCGATCAGCTCCAGGACCTTGTCCACCAGCACGTTGAGGTCGGTCGGGGCGCGCCGGCTGCCCGGGTCGCGCATGAAGTGGAGCAGGCTCCCGGTGATCTCCTTGCAGCGGAAGGCCTCCTCCTCGATCAGGGAGAGATAGCCGGGAAAGTCCTTGAACGCGTTCAGGCCCTGCAGGCTGGGATCGTCCGCCCGTTCCTTCAGCGCCTCCGCGCAGCCCGCGATGGTGGCGAGCGGGTTGTTCAGCTCGTGGGCCACGCCGGCGGCCAGGCGGCCCGCGGTGGTGAGCCGCTCGGTCAGCAGCATCTGCCGCTCCAGCCGCTTGGGCAGCGTGATGTCCTCGACCAGCACCAGCAGATGGGTGGCCCGCGGCGCCCGCAGCGGCGTGGCGGTCAGGCGAACGGTCAAGGTCTCGCCCCCGGCGGCCAGCTCCTGCTCGAGGTGCCGCACCGCTCGCGCGGTCACCGCCGATTCCAGGAACGCGCGGACCCCTTCCACCTTGGCGGGGGGCATGAGGTCCGCGAACGGGCGCCGGGCCGCGGGCTCCACCGGAACGAGCGCCGCGCCCTCGCGGTTCACGCTGATCACGCGCAGCTCGGCGTCGAGGACGAAGAGGCCGAGCGGCATCGTCTCCAGCACGACTTCCACGAAGCGCTTCTCCTCGTCCAGCTCGTGGGTCCGCGCCTCCACCATCGCTTCCAGGCGCTCGGAGTAGGTGCGGACCGAGCTGAAGAGGCGCGCGTGCTCCAGGGCCATGGCGGCCTGATCGGCGAAGGCGGACACGAGCGATTCCTCCTCGGCGGTGAAGTGGTGGACGTCGGTGCGCAGCACGGTGAGCGCCCCGATCGCCTGATCACCCACGATCAGCGGCGCGGCCAGCATCGAGCGCAGCCCGGACTGCGGATAGGCCACCCGCGGGTCGCGGTAGAGGTCGGTGGTCTGCACCGGCCGGCGCTCCTTCACCGCCACCCCGGTGATCCCCTCGCCGACCCGGAGACGGATCGCCGCGAGGTCCTCGGGCGGGAGATCGAGACTGGCGGTGGCGATGAGCTGGCCGCTCGCCGCGTCGAGCGTGAATAGCCCGCACGACTGCACTTCCAGCACCTCGCGGGCCTGGTGCAGGATGAGCCCCACCGTCTCGCCCACCTCCAGGCTCTGGTTCACCGCGTGACCCGCGCGCAGCAGGGCCTGCGTCTCGCGGGCGCGCCGCTGCGTCTCCTCGAAGAGCCGGGCGTTCTGGATCGCGATGCCCGCCTGGTCCGCGAAGCTCTCCAGCAAGGTCTGGTGGCGATCGCCGAAGGCCCCCGGCGCGGTCGAGAAGGCCGAGATGACGCCGATGATCTGTCCGCCCACCCGCAGCGGCACGCTCAGCAACGCGCGAATACCCTCTTTCTCGTCGACGTCCCGACGAGCCGATCGCGGATCCTGGTGGAGATCGTCCGCGCGCACGGTGCGTCCGGTGGAGGCGGCCAGGCCGATGATGCCCTCGCCCACCGGCACCGAGAGATTCCGCCACTCCACGGTCCGGAAGCCGTGCGCGGCGGCGTGTTCGATGCGGTCGCCCCCGGCGTTCATGAGGCCGATGCCACAGCCGGTACTGCCCATCAGCGCGGTCACCGAGCGGCTGATGGTCTCCAGCACCGACGGCAGGTCGAGCCGGGCGGTGATGAGCTGGCTGGTGCGGTTGAGCGCGGCCAGCTCCTCGGCCCGACGCAGGGTCTCGGCGTGCAGCCGGGTGTGCTCGATGGCGGAGGCGAGGGGGCGCGCCACCTCCACCAGCACCTCCACGTCGGCGTCGGTGAAGGCGCCGGGCTGCCGGTGCGTGACGTTGAGCGTGCCGATGACCTGACCCTGGGAGAGCAGCGGGGCCACGATCATGGACCGGAACCCGCGGCGCGAGAGCAGATCCCGGCTCACCGGGGACAGCGACGGGTCCGTGCTCGCGTCGTCGATCCGACGGGGCGACTGCTGGCTGGCCACCGAATCCACCAGGGTGCCCGCGACCGGAATCCGGAAATCGAACACGTCGGACGAGGTGCGCACCGCGATGTCGAGCACCCGGATCTCCCCGCGCTCCCGGTCGAGCAGGGCGACCGTGAGGCCGTCGAAGCGGATGAGCCGGTCCACCGCCTCCGCCATCTTCTCGTAGATCCGGTCCAGCGGGAGCGGGGTGACGGTGAGCGCGGTCACCCGGTTGATGACCTCGAGCCGCAGAGTGCGCCGATGGAGCCGCCACACGTGCTCCAGCGCGTGACCGAACTCCCGCGCGAAGCTGCGCGGCATCGTCTCCCGGTTGAGCCCGCGCGAGCCGCCCGGCCCCACCAGCACCAGCTGGCCGGCCGGGCGCGCGGAGTCGCCCAGCACGGCGGACAGCGCGGTGGCGTCGCGCACGCGCAGCCCGGGCGGTGACTCCGACAGCTTCTCGAGGCCCAACCCCCGAGGCAGCTGGTCGAGGCGCTTGCGCAGCCACCGCTCGAGCGGCGAGCCGCGACGGGCCCCGACCACGACCTCGATGGCGGCGGCGTCCGGCGGCTGCACGCGCAGCGCGCCGGCGCGCGCGCCGGAGAGCGTCACGAGCTGCTTCAGGGTCCGGGCGAAGCCCGCCTCGGAGGAGGCGGCATGACCCAGGGTGGCCAGCAGGTCGGGAAAGAGGCGCCCGATCTTCATCGCGTCACCCTCAGAGCGGCGGCGCCGCGTCGAAGGCGATCGCGCGCTCGCACCACGCGGCGGCCGCCAGCACGCGGCATTCGCCCCACGCCCGGCCGATGAGCTGCGCGGAGAGCGGCAGACCGGATCCATCGACCGTGGTCGGCAGGGCCAGGGTCGGCAGGCCCGCGAAGCTGAACGGCGCGCAGAAGGATGGATCCCCGGTGGCCGTGAGCCCGCGAGGGGCCGGCGCACCGATGGTCGGGGCCAGCAAGGCGTCGTACCGGCCGGCGACCGCGTCGAGATCCGCCCGCGCCGCGTGCCGCGCCGCCTGCGCGGCCAGGTATTCGGTGGCCGCGACGCGATGGCCCGCCTCGATCAGCTCCTTGATCCGCGGGGGGTACTCGCCTCCGTGCCGCGCGTAGAGCCCGGCATGGGCGGCGGCCGCCTCCGCGCGCAGCACGGTCGTGCCGGCCTCCGCGAGCACGGGGAACGAGGGCGGCAGCGTCACCTCGACGAGCCGGGCCCCGGCGGACTCGAGGGTCTGGATCACGGCTTCGAGGTGCTTGCCCATCCCCGGCGTCGCCTGCGCCATCAGGGAGGCGAGGACGCCGATGCGCGGAGCGGCCGCGTCGGCGATCGCGGCGACGTAGTCCTCCGCCCCCGCCGCGCGCGCCCCTCGATCGCCCTCGGCGCGGCCCGCGAGCAGCGAGAGGGCCAGCGCGCAGTCCTCGACGGTCCGCGCGAAGATCCCCACGTGGTCCAGGCTCTCGGCCAATCGCATCACGCCGTTCGCGCTGATCCGGCCATGCGTCGGCTTGAAGCCGACCACACCGCAGTACGCGGCGGGCCGCAGGATCGAGCCGATCGTCTGCGAGCCGAGGGCCAGCGGCACCATGCGCGCGGCCACCGCCGCCGCGGGCCCGCTCGAGGAGCCGCCCGGCGTGTGCTCGGGATTCCACGGGTTGCGGGTGGCGCTCGGATCGAAGTAGGCGAACGGGGTAGTGGCGAGCTTGCCCATCGGCACCGCCCCCGCTCCCCGCAGCCGGGCCACCGAGTCCGCGTCGGTGGTCGGCGTGCGGACGGCCCAGGCCGGAGCGCCGCCGGCGGTGGGCACGCCCGCCGCGTCGAAGATGTCCTTGAGCGCGATCGGCACGCCGTGGAGTGGGCCCATGAAGCGGCCCTCGCGGGCCTCGATGTCCCGCTGCACCGCCACCCGTGCGGCCGCGTCGCGATCGAGCCGCGCCCAGGCGCCCACCGCCGACTCGACCGCGTCGATGCGCCGGAGACAGGCGGCCAGCAGGTTGGACGGCGACAGCGCGCCGGACCGGATACGTCGGGCCGCCTCGGCGGCTCCGATCTCGTGCATGGCCGGCATGTCAGTGCAGCGCGTCCAGCACCTCGGCGACCACCTCGAAGCGCCCGAAGGACGGCATGAGATAGGCGCCCGCGTGGCGGGCGTGCATGTCGCGCAGC
This Candidatus Methylomirabilota bacterium DNA region includes the following protein-coding sequences:
- a CDS encoding virulence factor, translating into MARYRIIQWRDLPSLVEAEDGGPTVRVPLSQRFQDLIDAVAMREGATETDAYLEGWAPGPESERPGGAEAVARQVADELEAGFPELVLRRFAGPPR
- a CDS encoding DUF169 domain-containing protein; its protein translation is MIDVTTADRELQTYLRPQTFPVAIRMLKPGEEIPERARRPARDFKKLSMSCQVIDMARRYGWTIALTREDHICSLGITAIGFDKPLPIYNVGTLCEGMYTETKQAGQRSEAAIDKFAPGEYHCLLVAPLERATFEPHVVCVYANPAQVMRLTQAALWKRGGRLTSSFEGRAVCADIVVTTMKTGEPQVILPCSGDRIFGQTQDHEMAFSIPWARMEEIVEGLRGTHQGGIRYPITQFMDYEAKLPPRYMEVNRLWDAEKGKTSLINRDRVVAAYKRSFSDRVPVYPIVASFAGTLDGLSIEEYCTNPTRAITAMMNYYERYQPDVVLAYNDLAKEAEAFGCGVKYSDYVVPSIETHLLEDKASLAKLQMPDPYKTARLPGFLEQCEALVKAAPPTATGAVAVGPWTIAMLLRNPEMMLLDTFEDPQFIHDLMRISTDFCKIWGDAIVKTRIGLSFSEPTASISLISPDNYREFIAPYHKELVDYFKAKKVGVTTHICGVTYPIFEDLIGCGFTTVSFDLDQQSDPALHVDQLERFMQVAKGRAVAIGNVDATMFEKATHAQIEAEVRRCIDTAARHSGFILSTSCEIPPRSNPEIVKWFMDAAHDYGRYERIF
- a CDS encoding RNA-binding protein — translated: MAAKLYVGGLSYSTTSETLREYFAQCGTVESASVITDKFSGQSRGFGFVEMATAEEAQRAISELNGKDLDGRKITVNVSNPRTPGSGGGRGPGGPRGGGRGPGGPRGGGGDRGAYGVPPSKKPFRW
- a CDS encoding DUF983 domain-containing protein gives rise to the protein MANLVMRTARALRLRCPNCGAGPVTVRWFAVRPACPRCRLRLDRGEPDYFLGAIVFNMAFAESVFAVGLTLFLIWTWPHPPWDTLYYVGIAGMIAAPIFFYPFSKLCWLAFDLTFRPPRPEDLAPPTRRA
- a CDS encoding sigma-54 dependent transcriptional regulator produces the protein MTAPIRVLVADDEKNLRELLVRELGRKGHAAVGVADGRAALDRLREEAPEVLLLDMKMPNVEGIDVLRELQGFPEPPQVIVMTGFQDVTTAVEAMKLGAYDYLTKPARIEELDILIRKAAEKGRLVRQNVVMRGQLEEPGYQSLITGSPRMDEVLHLIDRVAPTDSSVLVLGESGTGKELVARAIHDRSARAQQAFVPIHCGALAREVLESELFGHEKGAFTGAVATKAGLIELADGGTLFLDEIGEMEPESQVKLLRVLESYAFFRVGGTRRRTVDMRLVAATNRDLAEAIKTGEFRQDLFYRINTITITLPPLRERPEDIRRLAEHFLEQNATYGRKRLSDSAMDCLERYRWPGNVRELQHAVQRAVILSQGDLIQPTDLPEEVRGGRPSAASPGGSLEDMERQHIISTLRSVSGHRAKAATVLRIDPKTLYRKIQAYGITPEHYR
- a CDS encoding GAF domain-containing protein; translated protein: MKIGRLFPDLLATLGHAASSEAGFARTLKQLVTLSGARAGALRVQPPDAAAIEVVVGARRGSPLERWLRKRLDQLPRGLGLEKLSESPPGLRVRDATALSAVLGDSARPAGQLVLVGPGGSRGLNRETMPRSFAREFGHALEHVWRLHRRTLRLEVINRVTALTVTPLPLDRIYEKMAEAVDRLIRFDGLTVALLDRERGEIRVLDIAVRTSSDVFDFRIPVAGTLVDSVASQQSPRRIDDASTDPSLSPVSRDLLSRRGFRSMIVAPLLSQGQVIGTLNVTHRQPGAFTDADVEVLVEVARPLASAIEHTRLHAETLRRAEELAALNRTSQLITARLDLPSVLETISRSVTALMGSTGCGIGLMNAGGDRIEHAAAHGFRTVEWRNLSVPVGEGIIGLAASTGRTVRADDLHQDPRSARRDVDEKEGIRALLSVPLRVGGQIIGVISAFSTAPGAFGDRHQTLLESFADQAGIAIQNARLFEETQRRARETQALLRAGHAVNQSLEVGETVGLILHQAREVLEVQSCGLFTLDAASGQLIATASLDLPPEDLAAIRLRVGEGITGVAVKERRPVQTTDLYRDPRVAYPQSGLRSMLAAPLIVGDQAIGALTVLRTDVHHFTAEEESLVSAFADQAAMALEHARLFSSVRTYSERLEAMVEARTHELDEEKRFVEVVLETMPLGLFVLDAELRVISVNREGAALVPVEPAARRPFADLMPPAKVEGVRAFLESAVTARAVRHLEQELAAGGETLTVRLTATPLRAPRATHLLVLVEDITLPKRLERQMLLTERLTTAGRLAAGVAHELNNPLATIAGCAEALKERADDPSLQGLNAFKDFPGYLSLIEEEAFRCKEITGSLLHFMRDPGSRRAPTDLNVLVDKVLELIGHQPRYAHSRFLRRLDPEMPDVVANDGQLRQVFLGLVSNALDAMDGRGTLTIATRRRNAREVEVAFADEGPGIPDHILPRVFDPFFTTKPPGQGTGLGLAIAQGIVADHDGRFEVDTRVGAGTTFRVILPVHPDAHPARP
- a CDS encoding amidase, whose translation is MHEIGAAEAARRIRSGALSPSNLLAACLRRIDAVESAVGAWARLDRDAAARVAVQRDIEAREGRFMGPLHGVPIALKDIFDAAGVPTAGGAPAWAVRTPTTDADSVARLRGAGAVPMGKLATTPFAYFDPSATRNPWNPEHTPGGSSSGPAAAVAARMVPLALGSQTIGSILRPAAYCGVVGFKPTHGRISANGVMRLAESLDHVGIFARTVEDCALALSLLAGRAEGDRGARAAGAEDYVAAIADAAAPRIGVLASLMAQATPGMGKHLEAVIQTLESAGARLVEVTLPPSFPVLAEAGTTVLRAEAAAAHAGLYARHGGEYPPRIKELIEAGHRVAATEYLAAQAARHAARADLDAVAGRYDALLAPTIGAPAPRGLTATGDPSFCAPFSFAGLPTLALPTTVDGSGLPLSAQLIGRAWGECRVLAAAAWCERAIAFDAAPPL